In Thiospirochaeta perfilievii, a single window of DNA contains:
- a CDS encoding P83/100 family protein — MKKLLILLVLSLYSNLFSVTVDKLFLEATKSENLQFENYIGPYLFYNSIGEIRSIGTYLAKEISTEIKSDANYSDKYKMYHRPKLEWEENIMSCDVFEITSKALIDNSNNIELIISQYIMDSYGYNIDDADLLAHLILMYNAAYRLDQKHYSDYYTTESIISTENLGIDLSYYNWPGKTYIYIPLSNNISFGKLSNIDSDILVEDKIIEKITVDDTNNIEIREDIIEYKERELEEVIENLDELKESLNQIEQPNQPNEPEIINDKVEEKPEDVAAKELKKEILKVQEDILEKDEKIVELRDNLADDKNEQIVEIKKTNSSSNFKYIMNRVNGDSYSGIIVNLDQDGNIINKSSVNSIKNNTFSIKADYLYIIAGGSNSNQIITLGRLSAATLDNELWGAVPCYEKSPIFISGKNIYVLIVEEGKYYLGEFDLDLNLVRKNSEPVYKDSFIVLKSDTFYIQGLDNNIKLVNLSDFSSD; from the coding sequence TTGAAGAAGTTATTAATATTATTAGTCTTAAGTTTATATTCAAACTTGTTTTCCGTTACTGTGGATAAGTTATTTCTAGAAGCTACTAAGTCAGAAAATCTGCAGTTTGAAAACTATATTGGACCCTATCTATTTTATAACTCAATAGGTGAAATTAGAAGTATTGGAACCTATCTAGCAAAAGAGATATCTACAGAGATTAAAAGTGATGCAAATTATTCTGATAAGTATAAGATGTATCATCGGCCTAAGTTGGAATGGGAAGAGAACATTATGTCCTGTGATGTTTTTGAGATCACATCCAAGGCTTTAATTGATAATTCAAACAATATAGAATTAATAATTTCCCAATACATAATGGATAGTTATGGGTATAATATTGATGATGCAGATCTGTTAGCCCATTTGATCCTAATGTATAATGCAGCCTACAGGTTAGATCAAAAACACTATAGTGACTATTACACAACAGAGAGTATTATATCTACAGAGAATTTAGGGATCGATTTAAGTTATTATAACTGGCCTGGAAAGACTTATATATATATACCTTTATCAAATAATATTAGCTTTGGGAAACTATCAAATATTGATTCAGATATATTAGTTGAAGATAAAATTATTGAAAAAATTACTGTAGATGATACAAATAATATAGAAATACGTGAAGATATAATTGAGTATAAAGAGAGAGAGTTAGAAGAAGTAATTGAAAATTTAGATGAACTAAAAGAGAGTTTGAATCAAATAGAACAACCAAACCAACCTAACGAACCTGAGATTATAAATGATAAGGTAGAAGAAAAACCTGAAGATGTGGCTGCAAAGGAATTAAAAAAAGAGATACTCAAAGTTCAAGAAGATATATTAGAAAAAGATGAAAAGATAGTAGAACTTAGAGATAATCTAGCAGATGATAAAAATGAACAGATAGTTGAAATAAAAAAAACTAACAGTAGTAGCAATTTTAAATATATTATGAATAGGGTAAATGGAGATTCCTACTCTGGAATTATTGTTAATCTAGATCAAGATGGTAATATTATTAATAAAAGTAGTGTAAACAGCATAAAAAATAATACTTTTAGTATCAAAGCTGACTACCTATATATTATAGCTGGTGGATCTAATTCCAATCAAATAATTACCCTTGGTAGATTATCAGCAGCAACCCTTGATAATGAATTATGGGGGGCAGTACCATGTTACGAAAAGTCACCAATATTTATTTCTGGGAAGAATATCTATGTATTAATAGTTGAAGAGGGAAAATACTACCTAGGAGAATTTGACTTAGATTTAAATCTTGTTAGAAAAAATAGTGAGCCTGTATATAAGGATAGTTTTATAGTTCTTAAGAGTGATACTTTTTATATACAAGGTCTTGATAATAATATAAAATTGGTTAATTTGTCTGATTTTTCATCAGATTAA
- the pyrB gene encoding aspartate carbamoyltransferase, whose product MVDFNSKFFGRTIAVVEDLTIDEQLYLYNKTRELKEAILTGENLDKFKLNDPTFGIYLMFFESSTRTKESFRNAAKFHNVKLNNFDVSSSSFNKSESILDTVKMLYGYSDKSMFIMRTASEGVCRFLEEKISDYSNLTNLPRAGFINAGDGKHEHPTQEFLDEFSFMEHKKWDREEIHIALVGDLFHGRTAHSKANGLKIFKRVKVDLIAPKELAMPQEYIDVMVENGFEIRYFNSIEAYLNNDEVSNIWYFTRLQLERMGDKVLDRADELRNSVIFNKEFIDKLPPNTKFFHPLPRHSIYPVIPSFLDDTELNGWDLQSINGYYTRIIEIGLLGGAFGSDFKTQNSIKAKSNSNTYINEIEVTGKSKIQDSWKVGIKPVDNGIVIDHIGRGLPLNEIWDLVDRVRRVMKFNLRSSHGVFHTKDTSVYKGIISIPDVTDLDEKQVKMLSAISPGCSVNIIKNSYVFRKYRLSMPLQFLTLKRFHVKIQIVYQVKIITKILLPTLINHPMINLSVSIVVKAIVMMKSGN is encoded by the coding sequence ATGGTTGATTTTAATAGTAAATTTTTTGGTAGGACTATAGCTGTAGTTGAGGATTTAACAATTGATGAACAGTTGTATTTATACAATAAAACTAGAGAATTAAAAGAGGCTATTTTAACTGGGGAAAATCTTGATAAATTTAAATTAAATGATCCAACATTTGGTATTTACTTAATGTTTTTTGAGAGTAGTACAAGGACAAAAGAGTCATTTAGAAATGCAGCTAAATTTCATAATGTTAAACTAAATAATTTTGATGTTTCAAGTTCTTCATTTAATAAAAGTGAGAGTATTCTAGATACAGTAAAGATGCTTTATGGCTACTCAGATAAGTCTATGTTTATTATGCGAACAGCAAGTGAAGGTGTATGTAGGTTTTTAGAAGAAAAAATCAGCGATTATAGTAACTTAACTAATCTCCCAAGAGCCGGATTTATAAATGCAGGAGATGGTAAACATGAACATCCCACTCAAGAGTTCTTAGATGAGTTTTCTTTTATGGAACACAAAAAATGGGATAGAGAAGAGATACATATAGCACTTGTTGGTGATCTATTTCATGGAAGAACTGCCCATTCTAAAGCAAATGGTCTTAAAATATTTAAAAGAGTTAAAGTAGATTTAATTGCTCCTAAAGAGTTAGCTATGCCCCAAGAGTATATTGACGTTATGGTAGAAAATGGATTTGAAATCAGGTATTTTAATTCAATTGAAGCGTATTTAAATAATGATGAAGTATCAAATATTTGGTATTTTACTAGATTACAATTAGAGCGAATGGGTGATAAAGTTTTAGATAGAGCAGATGAGTTAAGGAATTCTGTAATCTTTAATAAAGAGTTTATAGATAAATTACCACCTAATACTAAATTTTTTCACCCACTACCTAGGCACAGTATATATCCTGTTATTCCATCATTTTTAGATGATACTGAACTAAACGGATGGGATTTACAATCTATTAATGGATATTACACTAGAATTATAGAGATAGGTCTATTAGGAGGGGCATTTGGAAGTGATTTTAAAACACAAAATAGTATAAAGGCGAAATCTAATTCTAATACCTATATTAATGAAATAGAAGTAACAGGTAAGTCTAAAATCCAAGATTCATGGAAAGTTGGAATTAAACCTGTAGATAATGGGATTGTTATAGACCATATCGGACGGGGTCTACCTTTAAATGAAATTTGGGACTTAGTTGATAGAGTTCGTAGAGTTATGAAATTCAATCTAAGAAGTTCCCATGGTGTGTTTCATACTAAAGATACATCGGTTTATAAAGGGATTATCTCAATACCAGATGTTACAGATCTAGATGAAAAACAGGTCAAAATGTTATCAGCCATTTCTCCAGGTTGTTCTGTAAATATTATTAAAAACTCCTACGTTTTTAGAAAATATCGTTTATCTATGCCCCTGCAATTTTTAACTTTAAAGAGATTTCATGTAAAAATCCAAATTGTATATCAAGTAAAGATAATCACGAAAATATTGTTACCTACTTTAATAAATCATCCAATGATAAATTTATCTGTAAGTATTGTAGTAAAAGCTATAGTTATGATGAAATCTGGTAATTAA